The following coding sequences lie in one Rutidosis leptorrhynchoides isolate AG116_Rl617_1_P2 chromosome 6, CSIRO_AGI_Rlap_v1, whole genome shotgun sequence genomic window:
- the LOC139851470 gene encoding uncharacterized protein — translation MGNVTSNIAAKFAFFPPEPPSYDVCIDEELTPNGDIRYCFTGITEDKNVDIHVLDTKVGNKIVATYWKHPFGKFTLLYSHGNAADLGQMQELFIELRAHLRLNIMSYDYSGYGASTGKPSEINTYYDIEAVYNCLKDIYGIKQEDVILYGQSVGSGPTLHLAARLQRLRGVVLHSAILSGIRVLYNVKMTLWFDIFKNIDKIQKVNCLVLVIHGTNDEIVDFSHGKRLWELAKEKYDPLWVEGGGHCNLETYPEYIKHLRKFVTAMEKVSIHKPNKQRASSGSCMTGVKHNKCLKFGKK, via the exons ATGGGAAATGTTACCTCAAATATAGCTGCAAAATTTGCTTTTTTTCCACCAGAACCACCATCATATGATGTTTGTATAGATGAAGAACTTACACCAAATGGGGATATAAGATATTGTTTTACAGGTATAACTGAAGATAAAAATGTTGATATTCATGTACTTGATACAAAAGTTGGAAATAAGATTGTTGCTACATATTGGAAACACCCTTTTGGTAAATTTACACTTTTGTATTCTCATGGTAATGCTGCTGATTTGGGTCAGATGCAAGAGCTATTTATTGAGCTTAGAGCTCACCTCAGACTCAATATTATGAG TTATGACTACTCGGGATATGGTGCTTCCACAGGCAAA CCGTCTGAAATCAACACATACTATGATATAGAGGCTGTGTACAACTGTTTGAAGGACATATATGGAATTAAACAAGAAGACGTCATCTTGTATGGCCAATCCGTTGGCAGTGGGCCCACACTGCACTTGGCTGCTCGACTACAAAGATTGAGAGGCGTTGTTTTACACAGTGCTATTCTTTCAGGAATACGAGTTTTGTACAATGTAAAGATGACACTTTGGTTTGATATATTCAAG AATATTGACAAAATACAGAAAGTCAACTGTCTGGTTTTAGTTATACAT GGCACAAATGATGAAATTGTTGACTTCTCACACGGGAAGCGGTTATGGGAACTTGCAAAGGAAAAATACGATCCATTGTGGGTCGAAGGTGGGGGCCATTGCAACCTTGAAACTTACCCAGAGTACATAAAACATCTGCGCAAGTTTGTAACTGCAATGGAGAAGGTATCGATCCATAAACCAAACAAGCAACGGGCTTCATCAGGATCATGTATGACAGGAGTTAAACACAACAAGTGCTTGAAATTTGGTAAAAAATAG